From Panthera tigris isolate Pti1 chromosome D3, P.tigris_Pti1_mat1.1, whole genome shotgun sequence, one genomic window encodes:
- the ADCYAP1 gene encoding pituitary adenylate cyclase-activating polypeptide, which translates to MTMCSGARLALLVYGIIMHSSVYCSPATAGLRFPGIRPEDEAYDEDGNPQQDFYDSDPPGVGSPASALRDAYALYYPSEKRDVAQGILNKAYRKVLDQLSARKYLQTLLAKGLGGNLGGGPEDDSEPLSKRHSDGIFTDSYSRYRKQMAVKKYLAAVLGKRYKQRVKNKGRRIAYL; encoded by the exons ATGACCATGTGTAGCGGAGCGAGGCTGGCCCTCCTGGTCTACGGGATAATAATGCACAGCAGCGTCTACTGCTCACCTGCCACCGCAGGACTCCGGTTCCCTGGAATCAG GCCGGAGGACGAAGCGTACGACGAGGACGGAAACCCGCAGCAGGACTTCTACGACTCAGACCCGCCGGGCGTGGGGAGCCCCGCCTCCGCGCTGCGCGACGCCTACGCGCTCTACTACCCCTCGGAGAAGAG AGATGTCGCCCAAGGGATCCTTAACAAGGCCTACCGCAAAGTACTGGACCAGCTGTCCGCCAGGAAATACCTGCAGACGCTCTTGGCCAAGGGCTTGGG TGGGAACCTAGGCGGCGGCCCGGAGGACGACTCAGAGCCTCTCTCCAAGCGCCACTCAGACGGAATCTTCACCGACAGCTACAGCCGCTACCGGAAACAAATGGCTGTCAAGAAATACTTGGCGGCAGTCCTAGGGAAAAGGTATAAACAAAGGGTTAAAAACAAAGGACGCCGAATAGCTTATTTGTAG